Below is a genomic region from Granulicella sibirica.
GGGGATATGCTGCGGACGCAGATGACGATTCTGCGCAGGCTGGCGAAGCATGATCCGGTGGATACGATCGCGTTGCGACGGCAGGTGGCGAAGCATGTAATCAATGCCGGGCGGTATACGCTTTAGCGCGGTTAAGCCTGAACCAAGGTTGCACCGTGCCAGGTGCTTTCCGGGTTGCCTTCTGTAGGACGCTCTGTAAGGATCAGGGGGTCCTATGGCAAACCTGTCCGGCCCTTCGAGGTTCTCCCCAGCCTTCTTGCGGCTCTACTTCGTCTTCTTGCTGATGACGCTTCCGGCGTTGAGCCGCGCGCAGCGGGTGACGCTGCAAACGCGTGCGGTACAGGCGGGTGGCGAGTTTGTCGATGCCGGGGCGGCTCCGGCGTCGCAGCCAATGACGCTTACGGTGCGGCTTGCGATTCCGGCGGATCGCGCTGCTGCCCTGAAGCAGAGGCTTTTGGATCAGCAGGACAGTGCCTCGCCGGAGTATCGGCGGTGGTTGACGCCTACTGAGTTTGGCGTGAGCTTTGGGGCAACGGATGCGCAATTGGCGGCGGCTACGGCGTGGCTGCAAAGCCAGTCGTTGACTGTGTCCGGGGCGTCGGCGGCTCGGACTACTCTAACGGTGACCGGGACGGCTGGCCAGGTGCAGGCGGCGTTCGCGGTGTCGCTGCGCCAGCTTCAGCGGGGGACGGGGACTTTCTTCGCCAATGCGACGCAGCCTTCTCTTCCAGTCGATGCGGCTACTTTGATCGCTGGAGTTTCGGGGCTGGATGATGTGCCTTCGGCTGTTGGTTTTGGGAGCGACGCTTCAGCGGATCCCGTTGCGGCCATCGCGGGGGTGCTGGATGCGAATAGCTCGTCGATTCTGATTTTTGCTGGTACGGCTTGCAGTGCGGACATGGCGCAGGCTGATGTGGATACTTACACGGCGTTGCTGCGACAGGCCAATGCTCAGGGAGTAACGGTGCTTGCGGCGAATGGCTGTACTGCTTCGGGGCAGGGGTTTCCGGCTGGTTTATCGGAGGGGACCGGGGTCGCGCTTTCGGGCGGGACAGCTTTCATTGCGGGAACTTCGACGGAGACGAGGCCAGCCTGGCAGGTCGCTCCTGGATTGCCGGCGGACGGGTTCCGGTATGCTCCCGATCTTGCGGTCAACAGCCTCGATGCGTTTGCGAGGACGGTGACGACGCTGGTGCAGCAGGCAGGGACGCGGCTCGGCAACATCAACGAAACGCTGTACCGGCTGGGACCTGTTCCGGGGCTGTACACGCAGGCGGATGGTGCCGCGGCGGGCACGTGGGAGACGGCGACCGGGCTTGGGCTGGTTGACCTGGCGAAGCTGCTGACGGTGTTTCCGCATGGGACGGGGCAGAGCTATACGTCGTTGACCTCGTCGGCTTACTCGGCGGTGCATGGGACGAGCATCACGCTGAGTTCGACCGTGACAACCGGGACGGGCGGCGCCACGCCGACGGGAACGGTGACGTTTGCGACCTCTGCCGGGGTAACGCTTGGGTCATCGCCCCTGGTGAACGGAACGGCGAGTTATTCGACTGCTACGCTGCCGGGCGGCATGACGACCGTCGTGGCGAACTATTCGGGCGATGGAACCTATGCGACGTCGGTGAGCCCCTCGGCCGGGATCTTTGTGCAGCCGGAAGCCTCGGTGTTGTCGGCCGTGGTGAGCACGGGGAATGTCGTCGGTGGGATGTATACGGTCGCGGTCACGGATAGCGCGGGCTCCGGCGTGGGGGTGCCGGCGGGGACGATTACCGTGATCCTCTCGGGGACCTCGTCGAGCTATATGGGGACGCTGGCGCCGGCGGGGGCGAGCTCGTCGATGGCAACGATCTCGATTCCGGCAGCGACGGTGGGGACAGCGACATTGTCGATCAACTGCTCGGGCGATGCGAGCTATAGCTGCGGGAATGTGCTGACGAAGACGGTGACGATCGGGAAGGCGACCCCGACGCTCGGGGTCTCCTATACGCCCGACCCGCCGGTGTCGGGGGCGTCGATCTCATTTACGGCCACGCTGGCGGCGGTTGGGACAGCTCCGGTACCGACGGGCAATGTGAGCTTCTTCGACGGGACCACGACGATCAATGCGGGCAAGTTGGCGAACGGGACGGTGACGGTCTCGGGGACGGATATTACGGTGGCGACGCATAGCATCTCGGCCACGTATGACGGGGATGCGAACTATCTGTCGGTGTCGGAGACCGGAGCTACCTCGGCAGGGACGACGGCTACAACGACAGCGCTGACGAGCAGTTCGGCGATTGCGAATGGGACCAACATCACGTTTACCGCGGTGGTGGCACCGAGCGCGATAGCTTCGACGGCACCCACCGGCATGGTGAGCTTTTACGACGGGACAACGCTCCTTGGCACAGGTGTGTTGACTTCGAACATGGCCACCTATGCCACGGCAGCTCTCGATCAGACAACGACTCACACCATCACTGCCGTGTATTCGGGCGACACGCTGTACAAGGGGAGCACGTCTGCGGTGCTTGTGATCGCGAGTGGCTCGACCTCGTCGACGGCGGTGACGGGCACGCTTGCGGCCAGCATCCTTCCCGTCTCGGCGGCTTATAACAGCACGGCTGTGGTGACTGCCGCGGTGACGATTCCATCTGGGAGCACGCTGCCTGCTGGGAGCATGGTCACAGCGCAAATCACGGGGCTGACAGGGACGTATAAGGGCGAGCTTGTGGCCTC
It encodes:
- a CDS encoding Ig-like domain repeat protein, with translation MANLSGPSRFSPAFLRLYFVFLLMTLPALSRAQRVTLQTRAVQAGGEFVDAGAAPASQPMTLTVRLAIPADRAAALKQRLLDQQDSASPEYRRWLTPTEFGVSFGATDAQLAAATAWLQSQSLTVSGASAARTTLTVTGTAGQVQAAFAVSLRQLQRGTGTFFANATQPSLPVDAATLIAGVSGLDDVPSAVGFGSDASADPVAAIAGVLDANSSSILIFAGTACSADMAQADVDTYTALLRQANAQGVTVLAANGCTASGQGFPAGLSEGTGVALSGGTAFIAGTSTETRPAWQVAPGLPADGFRYAPDLAVNSLDAFARTVTTLVQQAGTRLGNINETLYRLGPVPGLYTQADGAAAGTWETATGLGLVDLAKLLTVFPHGTGQSYTSLTSSAYSAVHGTSITLSSTVTTGTGGATPTGTVTFATSAGVTLGSSPLVNGTASYSTATLPGGMTTVVANYSGDGTYATSVSPSAGIFVQPEASVLSAVVSTGNVVGGMYTVAVTDSAGSGVGVPAGTITVILSGTSSSYMGTLAPAGASSSMATISIPAATVGTATLSINCSGDASYSCGNVLTKTVTIGKATPTLGVSYTPDPPVSGASISFTATLAAVGTAPVPTGNVSFFDGTTTINAGKLANGTVTVSGTDITVATHSISATYDGDANYLSVSETGATSAGTTATTTALTSSSAIANGTNITFTAVVAPSAIASTAPTGMVSFYDGTTLLGTGVLTSNMATYATAALDQTTTHTITAVYSGDTLYKGSTSAVLVIASGSTSSTAVTGTLAASILPVSAAYNSTAVVTAAVTIPSGSTLPAGSMVTAQITGLTGTYKGELVASTATTATAAISVPVPIPGMYSVAVSCVATSAFVCSNAPSVSLTANKGVSVTTLVEAPPLALAGQSITLTATVAASTASTPLTVAATGMVTFYDAGVSIGMGTLSATGVATLATTVGTGTTHLYTATYAGDTNYLTSTSTGVSLTPAAVAPTIVLSSSAASTLAGLNVVLSAQVVGPDAAAAIPTGMVSFYDTSSGSPVLLGTAALAPNASGSAAATFSSNGLADGTHTIYAIYSGDASYLTVTSAMITVAVSDYNVGFTPQTLSLLQGATGSVTVPVTAVGTFQGTVSFACTPPAGTETTCSFSPATLNGVGQATLTITTTAPAGPAAMRAVVGTFVAVLVFFGVPGRKRRRLGSLLVLALGICLTSGLGCGDGTKVNAGADAGSPLGTTFFAITAAGTDGGNTVRHTYQFQVTIHD